A window of Tachypleus tridentatus isolate NWPU-2018 chromosome 7, ASM421037v1, whole genome shotgun sequence genomic DNA:
TGTGGAGCTAAACCTAGACAAGCACGTAAGATATTTTCAATACATGACCGCTGTCTGAACAGGGAGTTCACCACAGGGGCATCACGTGGCACCAACGGGGCCTTACAAAGGTAACTTAGTATGGACAGGACACTATTGAAAGACTGGAACTTTCGAGAGTCACCTACACGGAAGGTTATCCTCTGACATAGCTCTGTCAGAATGACCAGGTCAAGAATAATCGGACTAGCCAGCAAGGAGTCTTCACAAGTGTTATGGACAACAATAGTGTTGTGACCTCCCATCATGATCTCTGACGTGTACTCGTCCATGGCCCGTTTACTGTCACCGACATAAGGAACATATTTAATGACAACCTGTAAAACGTCAGACCACAACCTGTTTAGAAGTTTTACTACTCAGCAGAACCTCTTCCTTGTTCATTACTGAGGAGTTTAGTTACatcaacaataatataattttatatttactgttagctACTgctgtaaataaatgttatttactctactAAAACAGTAAGGTAATCATAAAGTGTTTTGTACCAATGATATTGAAATACTAACAAATTTCTGAACTTCTGTAATACTGACTGAAAACGAAATACTTTTACTGTTCCTTAATCCTCTAGTTAAAACTGTCGAACAACGTAAAATATTATTACGATAAACCGACAAGGATAAagacaacataaactggatttagTGAGAATATTATCTGTTTTAGAAACACGGTGTTAtctgtatattgttatattacatgAAGAAAACAGACTTAGTTAGATACAGAATCTAGACTTACACAGTGGTCCGGCTTTTCTTCAGGTTTGTAGAGGATCCTGTTGGATTCCACCATGTCATCTACCACATTACTCTTAGATATCTCCTTGGATCGGAACTGTTTAGGAGCAGACAGGTTCTTGCCGTCGTTATTTCCGAGATGGTTATAGCTGACGATGGACACTGGTTTGATCCCTGCACTCACCAAGAAGTCCACCAAAACAGACTTGAACTTTGTTTGACCTGATTTAAAGTCATCTCCTCCGATAAAAACCTCGTGTTGTTCAGCCAGTTCAATACAGCCGGGAACGAATGTGTTCTGGGGTGCCCCGTTTATGTAGGAGCACTAAAGAAGTCAGAAAACGAAATGGTTTTAGgatgtttaacttttaataataaacgtAATTTGAAATACCCACAGAGATATAATGTTTACCCGCAttagattaattttaaataatttattcaacatgAACCAACCAGATACGATTgcagacaacaataaaatgacaTTACCAACCCAACAAGAATAAGTTCATTTCACTTCAATTTTCATACTATCTAAAAAACTCACCCCTTCTAAAATACTGGCAACGGCAAAGAGAGTGGAAGGTGAGATCTCACGATTGTTGTTCTTAATGGATTTCAGGAGATTATCAGCATTGTCATTCAGTCCAGGTTTAACGTCACAGAACCTCTCGGTGTTTGCGGTCCACAGAACAATAACTTTGTCTACCCCTGTTTTCATCTTGAAGTCCCGAATGTCTTTCCTGATTTTCTCCATTTGTTCATTCTTCGTTCCAAGGATGATATTGTCGGCCCTGGACTCCTGGTTGGATGCGATAAAGTCTTTGTCGTAGATGGATGGTCGAGGGATAAGTTTCTCCATGTAAGGCCTGAGTTGGCTCTGCAGGTCAAAGTCCAGCACACGAGCTCGTTCCATAGCTTCGGCCAGGTTTAAAGATGAGATATCCCAGCCGTCAAACACAATGTCATCAGGATGGACCATTGGTAGGACATCCTTCATTGGGATATAAACGTCCCCCTCCAGAGATGACCCAAGGCAGACGGTAGATGCTTGGGTCAATGACCCGAAGTAGTTGGGTTTCTTTAGGCCGTCCTTTGTCATCCAACTAATACCCAACCTGTTGGCTATAGTGGTGGCTGTGACAGTGGTTCCGTTGTTACCTCCCCACCCAACCAACATCACCCCTAACTTAGGAACTCGTCTTTTGGTACGGAACGTGAACTTGGTGCTGCGAGGACGAACCTgtcataaagaaaatgttttattagcaattgttgttttaatagaacaaaattataactcaacaatattttaacaaagtatCTTTGATAATAgttgttttaaaagaataaaattgtgACTTAACAATTTTTgtcacaattttaaaaaaaaaaaaaattgttttaacatgttattcCTTACCTTATATACTCCATTTTCTATTTTGACGTCAGTAGTTTGGTATGTGTAGTCTGCCTCTATTACGTCATTAGTGTAACGAACGTTTGGGCTCTGAACGTGAACTTGCGCCATCTCTTATTTAATacctaaataaaaaacaacgacaacTTTTGAGACACCTTACCAAAGTGACAACATTGTTAAATCTGTTAATTAGAATAGGTAATAAAATGAAAtcataaagaattaaaaatttgtaagtaaaatatatacttttctaaCTTTCAAAGATAACGGTGGTTGAAGTTGAAACCCAGTatcacaatatatatgtatatagaaactGTTCTGCGTATTTTTATTTGACTCGGGTCACGAAACCCAGATTATCGCTTGAAAGTGTGtggacacacatatatatatgtatactagaGCAGCTCGCCAGAGAACTTGGATTATTCTAGAACGGTGACTTTCCATCACAGCACAAACTATCTGCTGTTGGCTCTTCCGTGCACATGCTAGTTTTTGATTGGTTACTTTTCTGGTCGTTACCATGGGAACATTTATGGAATTCAATAGAGTCACGTAGGCAGACTATGAGATTGCTCGagaatagatttaaaataaatgttattttgaaatcataatatttgaagttttatccaaataaaaatactcaaaattatttgtttgaatctaaaaagaaaaattcaaccACAAAATAGGTATATGTATAGATTTAGGTACATATAAAAGGTCGAAATGTATCGATATGATAGGTACGTCTAATAGATTTTATGTTATCACTTAACATATATCAATCACTGCCTGCTTCATTTGATATATTATAACGTTCTGACGAATAAAACCGTCTATGGTATATTAACTTAGCACCAGTAGGTGTTTATACAGACCCATATTTGTAATTATACTCATAAGTATTATTGGAGGTTTTATGTGACTGTATCTTGATGGACGTTTCGTAAATATGTAGGTAATTCACGTGTACCGTCCTCGAACACGCGTCttcaaataactttgaaatataagTACTGTAATCTAAAACACTGACTGAAGTATTCCGTATTCTTTTAGTAACCATCCTGCTTCTTTAAACACGCTTTAACTTTTCGGTAATAAGAAAGCACTACGATAAAGTAGGAATAAATAAACTGCTCGTTTGCTGGCGTGATGGATATATATAACGTTTAAACAGAGCATGCTTTAGGTTTCGTACTTTTGTCTTATCCTAAAACATAATATCTCGTGCTTAGCACGTGAATTTGTGCTCGGATCCTTTCGTGTGCTATGTTTTggtaaagataaatattatatgtGTTTAGGCTTAGACATTGTAGAAACCtgatatgttaatatatatttactcttAAATGGAGTCTGAAATggacttttttgtttatttcaagtcatatgaatgttttattaaataatctctTTTGATTTTAAGTGGTATTTAAAGTGattcttttatttgtaaaatcatAATAAGTTCCActtattattttatgtgaaaatatatttatattacagtttgtttgttttttttttttttttttggaatttcgcgcaaagctacactagggttatctgcgctagccgtccctaatttaccagtgttagactagagggaaggcagctagtcatcatcacccacagccaactctttggctactccttcaccaacgaatagtgggattgatcgtaacattataacatacccacggctggaagggcgagcatgtttgctgcgacagggattcgaacccgcgaccctcagattacgagccaaacgccttaacccacctggccatgccggtccttaCATTACAGATGCATTCACTTAAATCATGAACACTTTATAAGTACATATAGAgctaatttttttgtaaaataaatagtgCTTTATTATAAAACACGAGACACGATCACTCTTTGGTTCCAGACAATACGATTAATTGACGTTTctattattctaaaatataaaaatcgaaCATTTTGTCTACTGCACATAGTCTTATTAAACTCAAGGGCGTAACCAGTGGAGAAGGGGAAAATCAAACAATCACCCAACTATTTTAAAGGTCACAGGTaattactatgaattatattTAGAAGGGGAAAATCAAACAATCGCCCAACTGTTTTAAAGGTCACAGGTaattactatgaattatattTAGAAGGGGAAAATCAAACAATCACCCAACTGTTTTAAAGGTCACAGGTaattactatgaattatattTAGAAGGGGAAAATCAAACAATCACCCAACTGTTTTAAAGGTCACAGGTaattactatgaattatattTAGAAGGAGAAAATCAAACAATCACCCATCTGTTTTAAAGGTCACAGGTaattactatgaattatattTAGAAGGGGAAGATCAAACAATCACCCAACTGTTTTAAAGGTCACAGATAATTACTACGAATTATATTTGAACTGTTATTCGTGATAGATTTCGTGAATTTATTTTCAGAACGATCCCAAGGAAAACCGACAAAATTAAAACTAGGGTTAAGATCAGGGTTAGTTTTCAAACAGTATTTAATTgaaatacgtaaaaaaaaatgtatttttatttcattttcagtacTATCGGTTCAAAGGAAATGACACAAAGAAAAGATGGACATATACGTATTGTTTGGAGAGTATactatttttgtacaaaaaatatagtaaatatgtTACTTCGGATTATATGTGAGTATTTTgagtttttacattatttctgaCTCAGTAAAAGTAATCAATTAtacagggtagcccgtaagtccctactcatccatatatcttatgtatccagtgtatctgtgtgctgtccctcattctctttgtataatattatgcgacgccatgttgtgtgagacattttcctcaacatagcaggggttattatTCCAATTGatgcggtaacagctgccttcaactcgtcattagtattataacgttgttttgacacaacatatggatgggtagggacttacgggccataCTGTAGTAATCCTAAGTCCACAATAGTTAATtagattttaacagaaaaaatgtttatataagaaaCATTAAGATATATTGAGGAATCTACAATATATTTATGAGATATTGAAATGCAAGTTCAAGAGTAGTTGAATTACAAAGGTCAAAGGTTAATAAACATTGATAATATAAGAGGCTAATCAGTGCTGTTTACGTTTTACCTTAATCATGCGGCATGTTTGTTATGGCGACTGATAAACTGAAGGATTGATTGCTACTCTTATAACCCATCCACAGaaagaatattttgtgttataagaaAGATTAGGATCCAGAGCTCTACAAAAGGGCAAACCTGCGCCTCTACAAAGTGTTCGATAATACATagattgaaa
This region includes:
- the LOC143256150 gene encoding inositol-3-phosphate synthase 1-A-like codes for the protein MAQVHVQSPNVRYTNDVIEADYTYQTTDVKIENGVYKVRPRSTKFTFRTKRRVPKLGVMLVGWGGNNGTTVTATTIANRLGISWMTKDGLKKPNYFGSLTQASTVCLGSSLEGDVYIPMKDVLPMVHPDDIVFDGWDISSLNLAEAMERARVLDFDLQSQLRPYMEKLIPRPSIYDKDFIASNQESRADNIILGTKNEQMEKIRKDIRDFKMKTGVDKVIVLWTANTERFCDVKPGLNDNADNLLKSIKNNNREISPSTLFAVASILEGCSYINGAPQNTFVPGCIELAEQHEVFIGGDDFKSGQTKFKSVLVDFLVSAGIKPVSIVSYNHLGNNDGKNLSAPKQFRSKEISKSNVVDDMVESNRILYKPEEKPDHCVVIKYVPYVGDSKRAMDEYTSEIMMGGHNTIVVHNTCEDSLLASPIILDLVILTELCQRITFRVGDSRKFQSFNSVLSILSYLCKAPLVPRDAPVVNSLFRQRSCIENILRACLGLAPQNHMGLENKLSNPVNWKDQEDDVTSKSHVNGVTNIHEFYVKNIVNGS